Proteins encoded within one genomic window of Hermetia illucens chromosome 2, iHerIll2.2.curated.20191125, whole genome shotgun sequence:
- the LOC119650294 gene encoding echinoderm microtubule-associated protein-like CG42247 isoform X2 — protein sequence MFESEEDSPFLVLASPVRNWPASYGKKNGMWYTSPGNQGWGSKQLSRKPSIMEADLGTLSTTSGSIKRSAGRVIRIINNLDHTIQCRVLLNLRTSQPFEEVLEDLGQVLKITGAKKMYTGTGQEVRSFSQLRNEFADIDTFYLATGPSMVVASSPIRRSRSRGALTAPIVQDDLSKVSPRQRARSKSRPRILYAPESEIVRPSGEYSVLDVMKEEPTKVSIRGLRRTFYPPIHHPPADNSPPDKKLALAWVHGYRGIDARRNLWVLPSGELLYYVAAVAVMFDRDEEAQRHYTGHTEDIMCMDVHPSRELVASGQRAGKDRKSQAHVRIWSTDSLQTLYVFGMGELDTGVMAVAFSQLNGGSYILAVDAGRESILSVWQWQWGHLLGKVATLQEGLTGAAFHPLDDNLIITHGRGHLAFWHRRKDGFFERTDIVKPPSRTHVTSVQFEPDGDVITADSDGFITIYSVDSDGAYFVRMEFEAHNKGIGCLIMLSEGTLLSGGEKDRKIAAWDSLQNYKRITDTKLPESAGGVRTIYPQRPGRNDGNIYVGTTRNNILEGSLQRRFNQVVFGHGRQLWGLAAHPEDEIFATAGHDKHIALWRKQKLLWTMQSGYECVSLAFHPFGQALAAGSTEGHLLVINSENGAAMLTLRVCGSPLNCIAYNQVGDMIAMGSQNGSIYLFRVSRDGFSYKKVNKIRGSQPLTHLDWSADGNFLQTVTIDFDLLFWDAKSLSPERSPIAMKDVKWLTHNCTVGYLVAGMWNNRYYTSNSTIIATCSRSSVQDLLISGDADGYLRLYRYPCITPRGEYHEAKVYSGMLACARFLYGDRTIVTVGGTDASLMVWELIEE from the exons TGCCGTGTTCTCTTAAATTTACGCACATCACAACCATTTGAAGAAGTTCTGGAAGATTTAGGCCAAGTCCTCAAAATAACAGGAGCCAAAAAGATGTACACAGGAACTGGCCAAGAG GTTCGAAGCTTTTCACAACTTCGCAATGAATTCGCCGATATTGATACTTTCTACTTAGCAACGGGCCCATCAATGGTAGTTGCTAGTTCACCGATTCGTCGATCTCGTTCACGAGGTGCTCTTACAGCTCCTATAGTTCAGGATGATCTATCAAAGGTGTCACCCAGACAACGTGCTCGCAGCAAAAGCCGACCCAGAATTCTTTACGCTCCGGAAAGCGAGATTGTCCGTCCTAGCGGCGAATATTCCGTCCTGGACGTTATGAAAGAGGAACCGACAAAAGTATCTATTCGTGGGTTAAGACGAACTTTTTATCCACCAATTCATCATCCACCAGCTGATAATTCACCACCGGACAAGAAATTGgctttggcatgggt GCATGGATATCGTGGAATCGATGCAAGACGTAACCTTTGGGTACTTCCGTCCGGAGAGCTTTTATATTATGTTGCTGCGGTGGCTGTTATGTTCGACCGAGACGAGGAAGCACAAAGGCATTACACAGGACATACAGAGGACATTATGTG CATGGATGTACATCCTTCGCGAGAACTTGTTGCATCAGGTCAACGAGCCGGAAAGGATAGAAAGTCTCAGGCACATGTACGAATCTGGAGCACAGACTCCCTACAAACTCTCTATGTGTTCGGAATGGGTGAACTTGACACCGGCGTTATGGCAGTTGCATTTTCGCAATTG AATGGTGGGAGCTACATTCTCGCAGTGGATGCAGGCCGCGAAAGTATCCTCTCCGTATGGCAGTGGCAGTGGGGACATCTTCTCGGAAAAGTCGCT ACTCTACAAGAAGGACTGACCGGGGCCGCATTCCATCCACTTGACGACAATCTGATAATTACCCACGGGAGAGGTCATTTAGCATTCTGGCACCGTCGTAAAGATGGATTCTTCGAAAGGACCGATATTGTTAAGCCACCGTCACGAACCCATGTCACAAGCGTTCAATTCGAGCCCGACGGGGACGTTATAACGGCCGACAGTGACGGTTTTATCACTATTTATAGTGTGGACTCTGATGGTGCCTATTTTGTACGAATGGAGTTCGAGGCCCATAACAAAGGAATTGGTTGTTTGATTATGCTCTCAGAAGGTACATTGCTGTCAGGTGGTGAAAAGGACCGGAAAATTGCCGCATGGGATTCATTGCAGAACTATAAACGGATCACAGATACAAAG CTGCCAGAATCAGCCGGTGGTGTACGTACCATTTACCCGCAACGTCCTGGTCGTAACGATGGAAATATCTACGTGGGTACAACACGTAATAATATCCTGGAAGGGTCTCTGCAGCGACGATTCAATCAAGTTGTATTCGGCCACGGACGCCAATTGTGGGGTCTAGCGGCACATCCCGAGGACGAAATCTTTGCCACTGCCGGTCATGACAAGCACATTGCTCTGTGGCGAAAGCAGAAACTTCTGTGGACAATGCAATCAGGTTACGAGTGTGTTTCTTTAGCTTTCCATCCGTTCGGACAGGCCTTGGCGGCGGGCAGTACAGAAGGACATTTGCTTGTAATCAATTCGGAAAATGGGGCAGCAATGTTGACGTTACGAGTCTGTGGATCACCTCTGAACTGCATTGCGTACAATCAAG TCGGCGATATGATTGCGATGGGCTCACAAAACGGTAGCATCTATCTATTCCGTGTCTCTCGCGATGGTTTCTCCTACaaaaaagtgaataaaattCGAGGCTCGCAACCTTTGACTCATCTTGATTGGAGTGCAGATGGAAACTTTTTACAAACAGTCACAATCGATTTCGATTTGCTCTTCTGGGATGCAAAGTCCTTGTCACCGGAACGCAGCCCGATAGCAATGAAGGATGTCAAGTGGTTGACGCACAACTGCACAGTTGGTTATTTGGTGGCTGGAATGTGGAACAATCGGTACTACACATCGAATTCCACGATAATTGCTACATGCTCCCGATCATCCGTTCAGGACCTTCTCATATCCGGCGATGCAGATGGATACTTGCGCCTGTACAG gTATCCTTGTATAACACCCCGCGGGGAATACCACGAGGCCAAGGTTTATTCAGGGATGCTGGCCTGTGCACGTTTCCTCTATGGTGACCGGACCATCGTCACCGTTGGGGGCACTGATGCCTCTCTCATGGTTTGGGAACTTATTGAAGAATAG
- the LOC119648846 gene encoding hexamerin-1.1-like, which produces MKLLVFLAFCLALVAGSVDSLWGRLQGLDRVGTGWTGQKLMGDTGMDDDLYLAKYGKLSDVGMHDNMGPYGMGMHSNMMDVSNMGLNTLDKVQTVDNVDKKLLKYDDDVKLKILGDKHLLLKQKFILDVLLDLQKPMMLDHMIDNVHLVDGEIYYKNFDKVIDFFRMLKNKEVILPRGVPFTVTNKLHRKQMKLLFHLFFYSKDFLVFQKNVLWARKFINEEMFVHALVAAVLHRDDMIGVKLPALYEILPYKFHTSMTIDKALKLKDVVMDKKDLIIFNKYTKDYMMMNDEGKLAYLMEDIGWNLYNFFFHMEFGAWIGGKDFNLFKERRGEKYLYFLHQILARYNLERLSNGLGNIKDISLWDYIKTGYNPMMIQKNGLPVTMRKNYYDVRETGDYFLMKRVNDFERRIRDAIDKGVCTTIDGGLVDLKRSDAIDILGNMIQWNIDSVNSRFYGSLLVDIFKLLGGGYVKNVDDFKLTPSVMDHYETALRDPVTYQIYKKVMKMVHMFKGYLPAYTKTDLLLDGVRVDNIRTSKFMTYFDLFDVDIRTMINLDDLKMKHMDISDDRIGKMDKFVIARHMRLNHKPFTVNIDLTVDQPQKVVIRMFLGPKFDADGKIWKLKYNRDNFVELDKFTYDLTNVGKVVIKRDSRDFVYTVKDRTSIMDIYKMVLLNNDVSKLIDMHIDEANCGFPDRLILPKGWVGGMPMQLFVIVTKAKDIVKRDLDHTLICGKRTLINEVDDYALGFPFDRRIDETEFYTKNMLFKDVLIFHDDDVNMMLNMMDVRGKMKDVGVMSKTMGVWDNHDTLMDTSNKMNLMDMMRMKMTMV; this is translated from the exons ATGAAGCTTTTGGTGTTTTTGGCATTTTGCTTAGCCCTAGTGGCAGGCTCAGTTGACTCGTTATGGGGCAGGTTGCAGGGATTGGATAGAG TTGGAACCGGATGGACAGGACAAAAATTGATGGGCGACACTGGCATGGATGATGATCTCTACCTCGCCAAATATGGAAAACTAT CTGATGTCGGAATGCACGATAATATGGGTCCCTATGGAATGGGTATGCACTCCAATATGATGGATGTTTCAAATATGGGCCTGAATACTCTCGATAAAGTTCAGACAGTGGACAATGTAGACAAGAAGCTGCTCAAATATGACGATGACGTGAAACTGAAGATCCTAGGCGACAAACACTTACTCCTGAAGCAGAAATTCATTCTGGATGTCCTGCTAGATCTTCAAAAGCCTATGATGCTGGACCACATGATTGACAATGTTCACCTTGTTGATGGAGAGATTTATTACAAG AACTTCGACAAAGTCATCGATTTCTTCCGGATGTTGAAAAACAAGGAAGTCATTCTACCGCGAGGAGTACCATTCACAGTCACAAACAAACTGCACCGCAAACAGATGAAACTCCTCTTCCATCTCTTCTTCTACTCCAAGGACTTTCtcgtcttccaaaagaacgtccTCTGGGCTCGTAAATTCATAAACGAAGAAATGTTCGTCCATGCCTTAGTCGCTGCCGTCCTACACCGTGACGATATGATCGGAGTGAAATTGCCTGCTCTCTACGAAATCCTTCCGTATAAATTCCACACTAGCATGACCATCGACAAAGCGCTGAAATTGAAGGATGTTGTAATGGATAAGAAGGATCTGATTATCTTCAATAAGTACACCAAAGACTATATGATGATGAACGATGAGGGCAAATTGGCTTATTTGATGGAAGATATCGGCTGGAATTTGTACAACTTCTTCTTCCATATGGAGTTTGGAGCATGGATCGGAGGAAAGGACTTCAACCTTTTCAAGGAACGCCGCGGggaaaaatatttatacttCCTTCATCAAATCTTGGCTCGTTACAATTTGGAGCGTTTATCCAATGGTTTGGGTAACATTAAGGACATTTCTTTGTGGGATTACATTAAGACCGGCTATAATCCAATGATGATCCAAAAGAATGGATTGCCAGTGACAATGAGGAAGAACTACTACGATGTCCGTGAGACAGGCGACTACTTCCTGATGAAACGTGTTAATGACTTTGAGCGCAGGATCCGTGATGCTATCGATAAAGGCGTTTGCACTACCATTGATGGTGGGTTGGTTGATCTAAAGCGCTCAGATGCGATCGACATCCTTGGAAACATGATTCAATGGAATATCGACTCGGTCAACTCTAGGTTCTATGGCTCGCTGCTTGTTGATATCTTCAAACTATTAGGAGGAGGATACGTTAAAAACGTGGATGATTTCAAATTAACTCCTAGCGTTATGGACCACTACGAAACTGCCCTTCGTGATCCAGTAACATACCAAATTTACAAGAAGGTCATGAAGATGGTTCATATGTTCAAGGGCTATCTACCAGCGTACACGAAAACCGACTTACTTTTGGATGGAGTCCGCGTAGACAACATTCGTACATCAAAATTCATGACCTACTTCGATCTATTTGATGTTGACATTCGCACCATGATCAACTTGGATGACCTCAAAATGAAGCACATGGACATCAGCGATGACCGCATTGGTAAAATGGATAAATTCGTCATCGCCAGACACATGCGTCTCAATCATAAGCCATTCACTGTGAATATCGACCTCACTGTAGACCAACCTCAAAAGGTAGTCATTAGGATGTTTTTGGGACCGAAATTCGACGCTGATGGCAAAATCTGGAAGCTGAAATATAACCGCGACAATTTTGTTGAACTGGACAAATTTACATATGATCTGACCAATGTAGGAAAGGTTGTCATTAAGCGAGATTCACGAGACTTTGTCTACACCGTCAAGGATCGCACCTCCATCATGGATATTTACAAGATGGTTCTGTTGAATAACGATGTGAGCAAGCTTATTGACATGCACATTGACGAAGCCAACTGCGGATTCCCAGATCGTCTAATTCTTCCAAAGGGCTGGGTTGGCGGTATGCCAATGCAACTCTTCGTTATTGTGACCAAGGCAAAGGATATTGTCAAACGCGACTTAGATCATACACTCATCTGCGGTAAACGAACCCTCATCAACGAGGTTGACGATTACGCTCTAGGATTCCCATTCGATCGTCGCATTGATGAGACCGAGTTCTACACCAAGAACATGCTCTTCAAGGATGTGTTGATCTTTCACGATGACGATGTCAATATGATGCTCAATATGATGGATGTTCGCGGAAAAATGAAAGATGTTGGTGTCATGAGCAAGACTATGGGCGTTTGGGACAACCACGATACACTGATGGATACTTCCAACAAGATGAATTTGATGGATATGATGCGAATGAAAATGACAATGGTTTAG
- the LOC119650294 gene encoding echinoderm microtubule-associated protein-like CG42247 isoform X3 produces MQPASYGKKNGMWYTSPGNQGWGSKQLSRKPSIMEADLGTLSTTSGSIKRSAGRVIRIINNLDHTIQCRVLLNLRTSQPFEEVLEDLGQVLKITGAKKMYTGTGQEVRSFSQLRNEFADIDTFYLATGPSMVVASSPIRRSRSRGALTAPIVQDDLSKVSPRQRARSKSRPRILYAPESEIVRPSGEYSVLDVMKEEPTKVSIRGLRRTFYPPIHHPPADNSPPDKKLALAWVHGYRGIDARRNLWVLPSGELLYYVAAVAVMFDRDEEAQRHYTGHTEDIMCMDVHPSRELVASGQRAGKDRKSQAHVRIWSTDSLQTLYVFGMGELDTGVMAVAFSQLNGGSYILAVDAGRESILSVWQWQWGHLLGKVATLQEGLTGAAFHPLDDNLIITHGRGHLAFWHRRKDGFFERTDIVKPPSRTHVTSVQFEPDGDVITADSDGFITIYSVDSDGAYFVRMEFEAHNKGIGCLIMLSEGTLLSGGEKDRKIAAWDSLQNYKRITDTKLPESAGGVRTIYPQRPGRNDGNIYVGTTRNNILEGSLQRRFNQVVFGHGRQLWGLAAHPEDEIFATAGHDKHIALWRKQKLLWTMQSGYECVSLAFHPFGQALAAGSTEGHLLVINSENGAAMLTLRVCGSPLNCIAYNQVGDMIAMGSQNGSIYLFRVSRDGFSYKKVNKIRGSQPLTHLDWSADGNFLQTVTIDFDLLFWDAKSLSPERSPIAMKDVKWLTHNCTVGYLVAGMWNNRYYTSNSTIIATCSRSSVQDLLISGDADGYLRLYRYPCITPRGEYHEAKVYSGMLACARFLYGDRTIVTVGGTDASLMVWELIEE; encoded by the exons TGCCGTGTTCTCTTAAATTTACGCACATCACAACCATTTGAAGAAGTTCTGGAAGATTTAGGCCAAGTCCTCAAAATAACAGGAGCCAAAAAGATGTACACAGGAACTGGCCAAGAG GTTCGAAGCTTTTCACAACTTCGCAATGAATTCGCCGATATTGATACTTTCTACTTAGCAACGGGCCCATCAATGGTAGTTGCTAGTTCACCGATTCGTCGATCTCGTTCACGAGGTGCTCTTACAGCTCCTATAGTTCAGGATGATCTATCAAAGGTGTCACCCAGACAACGTGCTCGCAGCAAAAGCCGACCCAGAATTCTTTACGCTCCGGAAAGCGAGATTGTCCGTCCTAGCGGCGAATATTCCGTCCTGGACGTTATGAAAGAGGAACCGACAAAAGTATCTATTCGTGGGTTAAGACGAACTTTTTATCCACCAATTCATCATCCACCAGCTGATAATTCACCACCGGACAAGAAATTGgctttggcatgggt GCATGGATATCGTGGAATCGATGCAAGACGTAACCTTTGGGTACTTCCGTCCGGAGAGCTTTTATATTATGTTGCTGCGGTGGCTGTTATGTTCGACCGAGACGAGGAAGCACAAAGGCATTACACAGGACATACAGAGGACATTATGTG CATGGATGTACATCCTTCGCGAGAACTTGTTGCATCAGGTCAACGAGCCGGAAAGGATAGAAAGTCTCAGGCACATGTACGAATCTGGAGCACAGACTCCCTACAAACTCTCTATGTGTTCGGAATGGGTGAACTTGACACCGGCGTTATGGCAGTTGCATTTTCGCAATTG AATGGTGGGAGCTACATTCTCGCAGTGGATGCAGGCCGCGAAAGTATCCTCTCCGTATGGCAGTGGCAGTGGGGACATCTTCTCGGAAAAGTCGCT ACTCTACAAGAAGGACTGACCGGGGCCGCATTCCATCCACTTGACGACAATCTGATAATTACCCACGGGAGAGGTCATTTAGCATTCTGGCACCGTCGTAAAGATGGATTCTTCGAAAGGACCGATATTGTTAAGCCACCGTCACGAACCCATGTCACAAGCGTTCAATTCGAGCCCGACGGGGACGTTATAACGGCCGACAGTGACGGTTTTATCACTATTTATAGTGTGGACTCTGATGGTGCCTATTTTGTACGAATGGAGTTCGAGGCCCATAACAAAGGAATTGGTTGTTTGATTATGCTCTCAGAAGGTACATTGCTGTCAGGTGGTGAAAAGGACCGGAAAATTGCCGCATGGGATTCATTGCAGAACTATAAACGGATCACAGATACAAAG CTGCCAGAATCAGCCGGTGGTGTACGTACCATTTACCCGCAACGTCCTGGTCGTAACGATGGAAATATCTACGTGGGTACAACACGTAATAATATCCTGGAAGGGTCTCTGCAGCGACGATTCAATCAAGTTGTATTCGGCCACGGACGCCAATTGTGGGGTCTAGCGGCACATCCCGAGGACGAAATCTTTGCCACTGCCGGTCATGACAAGCACATTGCTCTGTGGCGAAAGCAGAAACTTCTGTGGACAATGCAATCAGGTTACGAGTGTGTTTCTTTAGCTTTCCATCCGTTCGGACAGGCCTTGGCGGCGGGCAGTACAGAAGGACATTTGCTTGTAATCAATTCGGAAAATGGGGCAGCAATGTTGACGTTACGAGTCTGTGGATCACCTCTGAACTGCATTGCGTACAATCAAG TCGGCGATATGATTGCGATGGGCTCACAAAACGGTAGCATCTATCTATTCCGTGTCTCTCGCGATGGTTTCTCCTACaaaaaagtgaataaaattCGAGGCTCGCAACCTTTGACTCATCTTGATTGGAGTGCAGATGGAAACTTTTTACAAACAGTCACAATCGATTTCGATTTGCTCTTCTGGGATGCAAAGTCCTTGTCACCGGAACGCAGCCCGATAGCAATGAAGGATGTCAAGTGGTTGACGCACAACTGCACAGTTGGTTATTTGGTGGCTGGAATGTGGAACAATCGGTACTACACATCGAATTCCACGATAATTGCTACATGCTCCCGATCATCCGTTCAGGACCTTCTCATATCCGGCGATGCAGATGGATACTTGCGCCTGTACAG gTATCCTTGTATAACACCCCGCGGGGAATACCACGAGGCCAAGGTTTATTCAGGGATGCTGGCCTGTGCACGTTTCCTCTATGGTGACCGGACCATCGTCACCGTTGGGGGCACTGATGCCTCTCTCATGGTTTGGGAACTTATTGAAGAATAG
- the LOC119650294 gene encoding echinoderm microtubule-associated protein-like CG42247 isoform X4, with translation MWYTSPGNQGWGSKQLSRKPSIMEADLGTLSTTSGSIKRSAGRVIRIINNLDHTIQCRVLLNLRTSQPFEEVLEDLGQVLKITGAKKMYTGTGQEVRSFSQLRNEFADIDTFYLATGPSMVVASSPIRRSRSRGALTAPIVQDDLSKVSPRQRARSKSRPRILYAPESEIVRPSGEYSVLDVMKEEPTKVSIRGLRRTFYPPIHHPPADNSPPDKKLALAWVHGYRGIDARRNLWVLPSGELLYYVAAVAVMFDRDEEAQRHYTGHTEDIMCMDVHPSRELVASGQRAGKDRKSQAHVRIWSTDSLQTLYVFGMGELDTGVMAVAFSQLNGGSYILAVDAGRESILSVWQWQWGHLLGKVATLQEGLTGAAFHPLDDNLIITHGRGHLAFWHRRKDGFFERTDIVKPPSRTHVTSVQFEPDGDVITADSDGFITIYSVDSDGAYFVRMEFEAHNKGIGCLIMLSEGTLLSGGEKDRKIAAWDSLQNYKRITDTKLPESAGGVRTIYPQRPGRNDGNIYVGTTRNNILEGSLQRRFNQVVFGHGRQLWGLAAHPEDEIFATAGHDKHIALWRKQKLLWTMQSGYECVSLAFHPFGQALAAGSTEGHLLVINSENGAAMLTLRVCGSPLNCIAYNQVGDMIAMGSQNGSIYLFRVSRDGFSYKKVNKIRGSQPLTHLDWSADGNFLQTVTIDFDLLFWDAKSLSPERSPIAMKDVKWLTHNCTVGYLVAGMWNNRYYTSNSTIIATCSRSSVQDLLISGDADGYLRLYRYPCITPRGEYHEAKVYSGMLACARFLYGDRTIVTVGGTDASLMVWELIEE, from the exons TGCCGTGTTCTCTTAAATTTACGCACATCACAACCATTTGAAGAAGTTCTGGAAGATTTAGGCCAAGTCCTCAAAATAACAGGAGCCAAAAAGATGTACACAGGAACTGGCCAAGAG GTTCGAAGCTTTTCACAACTTCGCAATGAATTCGCCGATATTGATACTTTCTACTTAGCAACGGGCCCATCAATGGTAGTTGCTAGTTCACCGATTCGTCGATCTCGTTCACGAGGTGCTCTTACAGCTCCTATAGTTCAGGATGATCTATCAAAGGTGTCACCCAGACAACGTGCTCGCAGCAAAAGCCGACCCAGAATTCTTTACGCTCCGGAAAGCGAGATTGTCCGTCCTAGCGGCGAATATTCCGTCCTGGACGTTATGAAAGAGGAACCGACAAAAGTATCTATTCGTGGGTTAAGACGAACTTTTTATCCACCAATTCATCATCCACCAGCTGATAATTCACCACCGGACAAGAAATTGgctttggcatgggt GCATGGATATCGTGGAATCGATGCAAGACGTAACCTTTGGGTACTTCCGTCCGGAGAGCTTTTATATTATGTTGCTGCGGTGGCTGTTATGTTCGACCGAGACGAGGAAGCACAAAGGCATTACACAGGACATACAGAGGACATTATGTG CATGGATGTACATCCTTCGCGAGAACTTGTTGCATCAGGTCAACGAGCCGGAAAGGATAGAAAGTCTCAGGCACATGTACGAATCTGGAGCACAGACTCCCTACAAACTCTCTATGTGTTCGGAATGGGTGAACTTGACACCGGCGTTATGGCAGTTGCATTTTCGCAATTG AATGGTGGGAGCTACATTCTCGCAGTGGATGCAGGCCGCGAAAGTATCCTCTCCGTATGGCAGTGGCAGTGGGGACATCTTCTCGGAAAAGTCGCT ACTCTACAAGAAGGACTGACCGGGGCCGCATTCCATCCACTTGACGACAATCTGATAATTACCCACGGGAGAGGTCATTTAGCATTCTGGCACCGTCGTAAAGATGGATTCTTCGAAAGGACCGATATTGTTAAGCCACCGTCACGAACCCATGTCACAAGCGTTCAATTCGAGCCCGACGGGGACGTTATAACGGCCGACAGTGACGGTTTTATCACTATTTATAGTGTGGACTCTGATGGTGCCTATTTTGTACGAATGGAGTTCGAGGCCCATAACAAAGGAATTGGTTGTTTGATTATGCTCTCAGAAGGTACATTGCTGTCAGGTGGTGAAAAGGACCGGAAAATTGCCGCATGGGATTCATTGCAGAACTATAAACGGATCACAGATACAAAG CTGCCAGAATCAGCCGGTGGTGTACGTACCATTTACCCGCAACGTCCTGGTCGTAACGATGGAAATATCTACGTGGGTACAACACGTAATAATATCCTGGAAGGGTCTCTGCAGCGACGATTCAATCAAGTTGTATTCGGCCACGGACGCCAATTGTGGGGTCTAGCGGCACATCCCGAGGACGAAATCTTTGCCACTGCCGGTCATGACAAGCACATTGCTCTGTGGCGAAAGCAGAAACTTCTGTGGACAATGCAATCAGGTTACGAGTGTGTTTCTTTAGCTTTCCATCCGTTCGGACAGGCCTTGGCGGCGGGCAGTACAGAAGGACATTTGCTTGTAATCAATTCGGAAAATGGGGCAGCAATGTTGACGTTACGAGTCTGTGGATCACCTCTGAACTGCATTGCGTACAATCAAG TCGGCGATATGATTGCGATGGGCTCACAAAACGGTAGCATCTATCTATTCCGTGTCTCTCGCGATGGTTTCTCCTACaaaaaagtgaataaaattCGAGGCTCGCAACCTTTGACTCATCTTGATTGGAGTGCAGATGGAAACTTTTTACAAACAGTCACAATCGATTTCGATTTGCTCTTCTGGGATGCAAAGTCCTTGTCACCGGAACGCAGCCCGATAGCAATGAAGGATGTCAAGTGGTTGACGCACAACTGCACAGTTGGTTATTTGGTGGCTGGAATGTGGAACAATCGGTACTACACATCGAATTCCACGATAATTGCTACATGCTCCCGATCATCCGTTCAGGACCTTCTCATATCCGGCGATGCAGATGGATACTTGCGCCTGTACAG gTATCCTTGTATAACACCCCGCGGGGAATACCACGAGGCCAAGGTTTATTCAGGGATGCTGGCCTGTGCACGTTTCCTCTATGGTGACCGGACCATCGTCACCGTTGGGGGCACTGATGCCTCTCTCATGGTTTGGGAACTTATTGAAGAATAG